The proteins below come from a single Edaphobacter acidisoli genomic window:
- the sucB gene encoding 2-oxoglutarate dehydrogenase, E2 component, dihydrolipoamide succinyltransferase — protein MPTDVVMPQMGESITEGTITKWLKKPGDSVERDEPLFEISTDKVDAEIPSPVAGTLKEIKIAEGATVQVNTIVAVIDGAGASSAPAAAAPAQTEPAAAPAAASSAAPAAGPGTDVLMPQMGESITEGTITKWLKKVGDKVERDEPIFEISTDKVDAEIPSPVAGTLTEIKVAEGSTVTVNTVVAVIGGGAAKAAAAPAVAAPAAPAAAPAPVAAPASAADAKEAERVRSSPLVRKIAKEANVDLSAVAGTGSAGRITKADILGHLEGGAKPLAATSAPAAAPVAAKSAAPAAAPMPGEVVPMTKMRAIIAQRMVESKRTSPHVHTVFKVDMTRIVKLREKEKSKYEQRNGIKLTYMPFITRAAIAALRKHPIVNASVEGDAIRYNKNINIGIAVALEWGLIVPVIKQAEERNFLGVARAIVDVAERARGKKLAPDEIAGGTFTLTNSGIFGEQFGMPIINQPQAAILGIGGLNKDAVVLTDKEGNDTIAIRSIQHFTLGFDHRIVDGADAGKFMSDFKAYLENWNEDIG, from the coding sequence ATGCCGACCGACGTAGTTATGCCCCAGATGGGCGAGTCCATCACCGAAGGCACCATCACCAAGTGGCTGAAGAAGCCCGGCGACAGCGTCGAGCGCGACGAGCCGCTGTTTGAGATCTCGACTGACAAGGTGGACGCGGAGATTCCGTCGCCGGTCGCGGGAACGCTCAAGGAGATCAAAATCGCTGAAGGCGCGACGGTGCAGGTCAATACGATTGTTGCCGTGATTGATGGTGCGGGCGCATCGTCTGCTCCTGCCGCTGCCGCTCCAGCACAGACTGAGCCTGCTGCTGCTCCCGCTGCCGCGTCGAGCGCGGCGCCTGCTGCTGGTCCTGGAACCGATGTGCTGATGCCGCAGATGGGCGAGTCGATCACGGAAGGCACGATTACGAAGTGGCTGAAGAAGGTGGGCGATAAGGTCGAGCGCGATGAGCCGATCTTTGAGATTTCAACCGACAAGGTGGACGCGGAGATTCCGTCGCCTGTTGCCGGTACGCTGACTGAGATCAAGGTTGCTGAGGGCTCGACGGTCACGGTTAATACGGTGGTCGCGGTGATTGGCGGAGGCGCGGCAAAAGCTGCTGCCGCACCTGCTGTTGCTGCTCCTGCCGCACCCGCTGCTGCACCTGCGCCGGTGGCTGCTCCAGCTTCCGCTGCGGACGCGAAGGAAGCGGAGCGCGTGCGTTCGTCGCCGCTGGTTCGCAAGATTGCCAAGGAAGCGAACGTTGATCTCTCAGCGGTTGCTGGTACGGGGTCTGCGGGCCGCATCACAAAGGCCGATATCCTTGGACATCTTGAAGGTGGAGCGAAGCCTCTTGCTGCTACATCTGCACCGGCGGCTGCACCCGTTGCCGCTAAGTCTGCCGCACCTGCTGCTGCTCCAATGCCCGGCGAAGTTGTCCCGATGACGAAGATGCGCGCCATCATTGCGCAACGCATGGTCGAGTCCAAGCGCACCAGCCCGCACGTCCACACGGTCTTCAAGGTGGACATGACGCGCATCGTCAAGCTGCGTGAAAAAGAGAAGTCGAAGTACGAGCAGCGCAATGGCATCAAGCTGACGTACATGCCTTTCATCACGCGGGCGGCGATTGCGGCGCTGCGCAAGCACCCGATTGTGAATGCTTCGGTCGAGGGCGACGCGATCCGTTACAACAAGAACATCAATATAGGCATTGCAGTTGCGCTGGAGTGGGGCCTGATCGTGCCGGTCATCAAGCAGGCGGAGGAGCGCAACTTCCTCGGCGTGGCGCGGGCTATTGTCGATGTGGCAGAGCGTGCGCGGGGCAAGAAGCTTGCTCCGGATGAGATTGCCGGTGGCACCTTTACGCTGACTAACTCGGGCATCTTCGGCGAGCAATTCGGCATGCCAATCATCAACCAGCCGCAGGCGGCGATTCTCGGCATTGGCGGACTGAACAAGGATGCCGTTGTCCTGACGGACAAGGAAGGTAACGACACGATTGCCATCCGCTCGATTCAGCACTTCACGCTGGGCTTCGATCATCGCATCGTCGACGGCGCCGATGCGGGCAAATTTATGTCGGACTTCAAGGCCTATCTGGAGAACTGGAACGAAGACATCGGCTAG
- the purE gene encoding 5-(carboxyamino)imidazole ribonucleotide mutase, with product MSAGSADKADKSVLVGVVMGSRNDYTVMRSAVEVLREFGVPHEVRVVSAHRTPDLLFEYAEAAVPRGLRVIIAGAGGAAHLPGMLAAKTVVPVLGVPVAATVLQGQDSLLSIVQMPKGVPVGTLAIGAAGAMNAGLLAVAMLATTDSALQKKLIAWRSVRRDEVLAQTVGEDEAGA from the coding sequence ATGAGCGCCGGTTCGGCAGATAAAGCAGACAAATCAGTATTGGTTGGGGTAGTCATGGGCAGCCGCAATGACTACACAGTGATGCGGAGCGCCGTCGAGGTGCTGCGCGAGTTTGGCGTGCCGCACGAGGTGCGCGTCGTCTCGGCGCACCGCACGCCCGACCTTCTCTTCGAATACGCCGAAGCTGCTGTGCCGCGCGGTCTGCGCGTCATCATCGCCGGAGCAGGCGGAGCAGCGCACCTGCCTGGAATGCTCGCAGCCAAGACCGTCGTGCCCGTGCTCGGCGTGCCCGTGGCCGCGACCGTGCTGCAAGGCCAGGATTCGTTGCTGAGCATCGTGCAGATGCCGAAGGGTGTTCCCGTCGGAACGCTGGCAATCGGCGCGGCGGGCGCGATGAACGCCGGCCTGCTCGCCGTGGCGATGCTCGCCACCACCGACTCCGCGCTGCAAAAGAAATTAATCGCATGGCGCAGCGTACGCCGCGACGAAGTACTGGCCCAGACCGTCGGCGAAGACGAGGCAGGCGCGTGA
- a CDS encoding DUF2461 domain-containing protein, with product MATYFSSNALKFLKGLKRNNDREWFQARKDIYERGLKTPMLALVNEINEAMLRFAPENVQPPQKAMMRIYRDIRFSKDKRPYKTNVAAWWARAGLEKTSGGGFYFHFSPDEVVIAAGVYMPEREQLLAIRRYLVDHHTEMRRLLAGKKLRSLMQEFDGRRLTRPPKGFAADDPALDLLMCQQWGITAHLPPETALQPTLLKDIIERFKVAAPVVALLNAPLAPKPKRPLF from the coding sequence ATGGCGACATACTTCTCCTCGAATGCACTGAAGTTCCTGAAGGGTTTAAAGCGCAACAACGACCGCGAGTGGTTCCAGGCACGCAAAGACATCTACGAGCGTGGGCTGAAGACGCCGATGCTTGCGCTCGTCAACGAGATCAACGAAGCGATGCTCCGCTTCGCGCCCGAGAATGTACAGCCACCACAGAAGGCCATGATGCGCATCTACCGCGACATCCGCTTCAGCAAGGACAAACGCCCGTACAAAACGAATGTGGCCGCATGGTGGGCACGAGCCGGGCTCGAAAAAACCTCAGGCGGCGGGTTCTACTTCCACTTCAGCCCCGATGAGGTCGTCATCGCCGCGGGCGTCTACATGCCCGAGCGCGAACAGTTGCTGGCCATCCGGCGTTATCTCGTCGATCACCATACCGAGATGCGGCGCCTGCTCGCGGGCAAAAAACTGCGTTCGCTCATGCAGGAGTTCGACGGCAGACGCTTAACGCGCCCGCCTAAAGGATTCGCAGCCGACGACCCCGCATTGGATCTACTCATGTGCCAGCAGTGGGGCATAACCGCCCACCTGCCGCCAGAGACCGCGCTTCAGCCGACGCTGCTCAAAGACATCATCGAACGCTTCAAAGTGGCCGCGCCTGTCGTTGCATTGCTCAACGCGCCGCTCGCGCCAAAGCCCAAACGGCCGCTGTTTTAA
- the lipB gene encoding lipoyl(octanoyl) transferase LipB — MYIYLLHLGRVAYAEGLAIQQRVIAARKAGVIGDTLLLLEHPPVLTLGRNAHRSNVLASDEFLASRGIELHEINRGGDVTYHGPGQLVGYPIIDLRGDLPGKKGPHLGPVDYVRMLEDVLIRACGEFGVMTQRICKLTGVWTLAGGSVPEKKIAAIGVHVSAGVTSHGFALNVTTDLRDFEWIVPCGISDKPVTSLELEAAPGRQPTMEDAIHAVARNFGRVFERQMLWGESLDELLVARKT; from the coding sequence ATGTACATTTATCTCCTCCATCTCGGCCGGGTTGCTTATGCTGAAGGGCTGGCGATTCAGCAGCGTGTTATTGCTGCGCGGAAAGCTGGCGTGATTGGCGATACGCTGCTGCTGCTGGAGCATCCGCCGGTGCTGACGCTGGGGCGCAATGCGCATCGCTCGAATGTGCTGGCTTCGGATGAATTTCTGGCTTCGCGTGGAATCGAGCTGCATGAGATCAACCGCGGGGGCGATGTGACGTATCACGGGCCGGGACAGCTTGTAGGCTATCCGATCATTGATCTGCGTGGAGATTTGCCCGGCAAAAAGGGACCACATCTAGGGCCGGTCGATTATGTGCGGATGCTCGAAGATGTGTTGATTCGTGCATGCGGCGAGTTTGGCGTGATGACGCAGCGCATCTGCAAGCTGACCGGCGTGTGGACGCTGGCCGGCGGCAGCGTGCCGGAGAAAAAGATTGCGGCGATTGGCGTGCATGTCTCGGCGGGCGTGACGTCGCATGGCTTCGCGCTGAATGTGACGACGGACCTGCGCGACTTCGAGTGGATCGTTCCGTGCGGCATCTCGGACAAGCCGGTGACGAGTCTGGAGTTGGAGGCCGCGCCAGGACGCCAGCCGACGATGGAGGATGCGATCCACGCGGTGGCGCGCAACTTCGGGCGGGTCTTCGAGCGGCAGATGCTGTGGGGGGAGTCGCTGGATGAATTGCTTGTCGCGCGAAAGACTTAA
- a CDS encoding 2-dehydropantoate 2-reductase: MAKIAIVGVGAIGGVVASLLQLAGRHELVLCVRRPLAELVVETPDGAVKVDATVLTRPEDARPVDWVMVATKAYDVAGAAKWLERLCAKGAPVAVLQNGVEHRERFAPFVPAEKIVPVVVDCPAERVSPERIVQRGPMSLKVPEDALGAEFVSLFAGTAADAMTVPEWTTVAWRKLCHNAAGAISALTLLPNGVMRDEAIGEVALEMVRECVAVGRAEGAVLGDSVPEDVQAAYRRSAPDGVNSLLADRSAGRPLEIDARNGVIVRMGKKHGIATPANSMAVALLQVMAQGAPE; this comes from the coding sequence ATGGCAAAGATTGCGATTGTCGGTGTGGGCGCGATTGGTGGGGTGGTGGCTTCGCTGTTGCAGTTGGCGGGGCGGCATGAGCTGGTGTTGTGTGTGCGGCGTCCGTTGGCGGAGCTTGTGGTTGAGACGCCGGATGGCGCGGTGAAGGTCGATGCTACAGTGCTGACTCGACCGGAAGATGCGCGGCCTGTCGATTGGGTGATGGTGGCGACCAAGGCGTATGACGTTGCCGGTGCGGCGAAGTGGCTGGAGCGGCTGTGCGCAAAGGGCGCGCCGGTTGCGGTGTTGCAGAATGGGGTCGAGCATCGTGAGCGGTTTGCGCCGTTTGTTCCTGCGGAGAAGATTGTGCCTGTTGTTGTGGATTGTCCGGCGGAGCGGGTGTCGCCGGAGCGCATTGTGCAGCGTGGGCCGATGAGTCTGAAGGTGCCGGAGGATGCGCTGGGCGCGGAGTTTGTTTCGCTGTTTGCGGGTACTGCTGCGGATGCGATGACTGTGCCGGAGTGGACGACGGTGGCGTGGCGCAAGCTGTGTCATAACGCTGCTGGGGCAATCTCGGCGCTGACGCTGCTGCCGAATGGCGTGATGCGGGATGAGGCGATTGGCGAGGTTGCGCTGGAGATGGTGCGCGAGTGCGTGGCTGTGGGCAGGGCAGAGGGTGCTGTGCTTGGCGATTCGGTTCCTGAGGATGTGCAGGCGGCGTATCGGCGGTCGGCTCCGGATGGAGTCAACTCGCTGCTTGCGGACCGGAGCGCGGGCAGGCCACTGGAGATTGACGCGCGCAATGGAGTGATTGTGCGGATGGGGAAGAAACACGGGATTGCAACGCCTGCGAACAGTATGGCGGTGGCGCTGCTGCAGGTGATGGCTCAGGGTGCGCCGGAATAA
- the lpdA gene encoding dihydrolipoyl dehydrogenase, with protein sequence MADTIFDVVVVGGGPAGYTCAIRSAQYGLKVALVDANDRLGGTCLLWGCIPTKAMLFSAELWDHMQHASKFGIDGVEPKLNWKGLLARKDDVISRHTKGLDFLMKKNKITTFKGFGRLTGPAKDGVHTVDVKLADGKAETIKAKKVVLATGSDARMLPGYKADDTILTNFEILKIAEMPKSLVVIGSGAVGVEFASIFKTFGADVTVLEMLPRVVPAEDEDISKELLRLFKKRGIDINLSIKDTKIEKNKDGVLVSWTDSNGKPQSKQAEKVLVAVGRAPRTADIGLDKTKITPDRGYIVVNEWMETAEPGVYAIGDIVAGLPQLAHVGSMAGLVVAARMAGKYARAVNKTRIPGCTYTEPQIGSVGLSEAKAKEAGYQVKVGKFPFVGNSKATILDAHDGFVKVVSDAKHGEILGVHIIGPYATEIIAEAVTALELEATVEEMMFTIHAHPTVAEALLDGFSSVEGLAVNV encoded by the coding sequence TTGGCAGACACGATCTTTGATGTAGTGGTGGTTGGCGGCGGGCCGGCTGGATACACGTGCGCGATTCGCTCGGCGCAATATGGACTGAAGGTTGCGCTGGTGGACGCGAACGACCGGCTGGGCGGTACGTGCCTGCTGTGGGGCTGCATCCCGACCAAGGCGATGCTGTTCTCGGCCGAGCTGTGGGACCACATGCAGCATGCCTCGAAGTTCGGCATCGATGGCGTCGAGCCAAAGCTGAACTGGAAGGGACTGCTCGCGCGCAAGGATGATGTGATCTCGCGCCACACCAAGGGCCTCGACTTCCTGATGAAGAAGAACAAGATTACGACCTTCAAGGGATTTGGCCGCCTCACCGGACCGGCGAAGGATGGCGTGCATACAGTGGACGTGAAGCTCGCCGACGGCAAAGCCGAGACGATTAAGGCGAAGAAGGTGGTGTTGGCGACCGGCTCCGACGCGCGGATGCTGCCCGGCTATAAGGCTGATGACACGATCCTGACGAACTTCGAGATTTTGAAGATTGCCGAGATGCCGAAGTCGCTGGTGGTGATTGGCTCGGGCGCTGTGGGCGTGGAGTTTGCGTCGATCTTCAAGACCTTTGGTGCGGACGTGACGGTGCTCGAGATGCTGCCGCGCGTTGTGCCCGCCGAGGACGAGGACATCAGCAAGGAGCTGCTGCGGCTGTTCAAGAAGCGCGGCATTGATATCAATCTGTCGATCAAGGATACGAAGATTGAAAAGAATAAGGACGGTGTGCTGGTCTCGTGGACAGATTCGAACGGCAAGCCGCAGTCGAAGCAGGCAGAGAAGGTATTGGTGGCTGTGGGCCGCGCGCCGCGCACGGCTGACATTGGGCTCGACAAGACGAAGATTACGCCGGACCGCGGCTACATCGTCGTGAACGAGTGGATGGAGACGGCGGAGCCAGGCGTGTATGCGATTGGCGACATCGTTGCCGGACTGCCGCAGTTGGCGCACGTCGGCTCGATGGCCGGGCTGGTGGTTGCGGCGCGGATGGCGGGCAAGTATGCGCGCGCCGTCAACAAGACGCGCATTCCGGGCTGCACGTACACGGAGCCGCAGATCGGCAGCGTGGGCTTGAGCGAGGCCAAGGCGAAGGAAGCGGGCTACCAGGTGAAGGTGGGTAAGTTCCCGTTCGTGGGCAACTCGAAGGCGACGATTCTCGATGCGCATGATGGGTTCGTGAAGGTGGTTTCAGACGCGAAGCACGGCGAGATTCTGGGCGTGCACATCATCGGGCCGTACGCGACGGAGATTATCGCCGAGGCCGTGACGGCGCTTGAGTTGGAGGCGACGGTAGAGGAGATGATGTTCACGATCCACGCGCACCCGACGGTGGCCGAGGCGCTGTTGGATGGGTTCTCGAGCGTCGAGGGCCTGGCGGTGAATGTGTAG
- the purK gene encoding 5-(carboxyamino)imidazole ribonucleotide synthase, with product MSTASNKQPAKPILPGATIGIFGGGQLGRMTAMAAREMGYRVQVLDPDPACPARFVVDSCIEAAWDDAREAANLARGCDVVTLEIEQIAPASMAAAANFAPVRPSGAMLSIIQDRVVQKDWLREHGFPVGDYRAVRSLDELRTAISELGGKCFCKSATGGYDGRGQGKVGFTPGASIEDEARGAWQALGEGPGVVEKAVDLAREISVLVARAPNGETKAYPPAWNHHENQILAWSAIPAPLTDAMAREARGFAEALAEAFQLEGILAVEMFVTTDGKLLINELAPRPHNSYHASVRACVTSQFEQLVRAVCDLPLGDVDVVQPAAIANLLGDRWLNPDGSPREPKFAEALAVPGIRLHLYEKHKPRKGRKMGHLSAVGATVDEAVKLVQQAEGLL from the coding sequence GTGAGCACAGCATCGAACAAGCAGCCTGCGAAGCCAATTCTTCCCGGCGCAACCATCGGCATCTTCGGTGGCGGCCAGCTTGGCCGCATGACAGCAATGGCCGCGCGCGAGATGGGCTACCGCGTGCAAGTGCTCGACCCCGACCCCGCGTGCCCTGCGCGTTTCGTCGTGGATAGTTGCATCGAAGCTGCATGGGACGACGCACGTGAGGCCGCAAACCTTGCCCGCGGTTGTGACGTTGTCACGCTAGAGATCGAGCAGATTGCTCCAGCCAGCATGGCTGCTGCTGCAAACTTCGCACCTGTACGTCCTAGCGGAGCAATGCTCTCCATCATTCAGGACAGGGTTGTACAGAAGGACTGGCTGCGCGAGCACGGCTTCCCCGTCGGCGACTATCGCGCCGTACGCTCGCTCGACGAGCTCCGCACAGCCATCAGCGAACTCGGCGGCAAATGCTTCTGCAAGAGCGCAACCGGCGGCTACGACGGACGCGGCCAAGGCAAAGTCGGCTTCACGCCTGGAGCAAGCATCGAGGACGAAGCGCGCGGCGCATGGCAGGCGCTGGGCGAAGGCCCCGGCGTCGTCGAGAAGGCTGTCGATCTTGCGCGCGAAATCTCCGTGCTGGTCGCACGCGCACCAAACGGCGAGACCAAGGCATACCCTCCCGCATGGAACCACCACGAGAATCAGATCCTCGCATGGAGCGCGATCCCTGCGCCGCTCACTGACGCGATGGCCCGCGAAGCGCGCGGCTTTGCCGAAGCGCTTGCCGAAGCATTCCAGCTTGAAGGCATTCTCGCCGTCGAAATGTTCGTCACCACTGACGGCAAGCTGCTGATCAACGAGCTTGCGCCGCGCCCGCATAATAGCTACCACGCAAGTGTGCGCGCCTGCGTCACCAGCCAGTTCGAGCAGCTCGTACGCGCCGTCTGTGATCTTCCGCTCGGCGATGTAGACGTCGTGCAGCCAGCCGCAATTGCCAACCTGCTCGGCGACCGATGGCTCAACCCCGACGGATCGCCACGCGAACCGAAGTTCGCCGAAGCTCTCGCTGTACCCGGCATCAGGCTGCATCTCTACGAAAAGCACAAGCCACGCAAAGGCCGCAAGATGGGCCACCTCTCCGCAGTTGGTGCCACCGTAGATGAAGCGGTAAAGCTAGTCCAGCAGGCTGAAGGGCTTCTGTAG
- a CDS encoding nucleoside hydrolase: MKLTFGTAALIATLLLTLSSRTSPAQPAPSRPAAEKIIIDTDIGDDIDDAFAVALALSSPEVKIVGITSAWGDTDLRSRLLDRILCETGRADIPVYTGVPTKTMTKFTQKPWAEAGREHPHTDAVTFLLDEIRHNPGEITLVAIAPLTNIGAAIDRDPATFRKLKRVVMMGGSIHRGYDDFGYTTIHNPEPEYNIYSDVPAAKKLFSSGVPIYMMPLDSTQQKFDEVKRSLLASISTPLTDSLQLLTAEWQRSTGQTTPTLYDPVAMAYAIDPATCPTTPLHIEVDDKGFTRVTPGAANANACLKPHTDAFFNLLMPRLLNQKLSGTQTCTASEAK, encoded by the coding sequence ATGAAACTCACGTTCGGCACCGCCGCGCTGATTGCAACCCTGCTGCTCACGCTCTCCTCACGAACCAGCCCTGCACAACCCGCGCCGTCCAGGCCAGCCGCCGAAAAGATCATCATCGACACCGACATCGGCGACGACATCGACGACGCCTTCGCCGTCGCGCTCGCGCTCTCCAGCCCCGAGGTTAAGATCGTCGGCATCACCTCAGCCTGGGGTGACACCGACCTACGCAGCCGCCTACTCGACCGCATCCTCTGCGAGACCGGCCGCGCCGATATCCCCGTCTACACCGGCGTCCCGACCAAAACCATGACGAAGTTCACGCAGAAGCCGTGGGCCGAAGCAGGCCGCGAACACCCGCACACCGACGCCGTCACCTTCCTGCTCGACGAAATCCGCCACAACCCTGGCGAGATCACCCTCGTCGCCATTGCGCCGCTCACCAACATCGGCGCGGCCATCGACCGCGACCCAGCGACCTTCCGCAAGCTCAAGCGCGTCGTCATGATGGGCGGCTCCATCCATCGCGGCTACGATGACTTCGGCTACACCACAATCCACAATCCCGAACCCGAGTACAACATCTACTCCGACGTTCCCGCCGCGAAAAAACTCTTTAGCTCCGGCGTACCGATCTACATGATGCCGCTCGACTCCACGCAGCAGAAGTTCGACGAAGTGAAGCGCTCGCTGCTCGCCTCCATCAGCACACCGCTGACCGACTCGCTCCAGCTCCTCACCGCCGAGTGGCAACGCAGCACCGGCCAGACCACACCCACGCTCTACGACCCGGTCGCCATGGCCTACGCCATCGATCCCGCAACATGCCCCACCACACCGCTGCACATCGAAGTCGACGACAAGGGTTTCACGCGCGTCACACCCGGCGCGGCCAACGCAAACGCCTGCCTCAAACCCCACACCGACGCCTTCTTCAACCTGCTCATGCCGCGGCTGCTGAATCAAAAATTATCCGGTACACAAACCTGCACCGCGTCCGAAGCAAAGTAG
- a CDS encoding SPFH domain-containing protein, with the protein MDALNTFLLIVLFIVLVIALVTIAKTLYTVRTYTAGVVERWGKFNRIVRPGLHVLIPYAERVFFVDLQVKQAQFQVETKTHDNVFVQIPVSVQYQVLDDKIYDAFYKLSTPQKQIESFVFNSILGHVPKLSLDETFEQQSGISVAVKNELDSIMSGFGYNILTALVTDIIPDVKVKDAMNDINAAQRAQVAAQARGEADKILKVKQAEAKALQGKGVAAERQAIIDGLRSSIENFRESVPGATPDDVMALVLLTQYFDTLRDVGTRSGSSTIFLPNNPGAANDYMTQIIAGLKATVGASANGLAALHAGIASSQSGS; encoded by the coding sequence ATGGACGCACTGAACACATTTCTGCTGATAGTTCTTTTTATTGTTCTCGTAATTGCGCTCGTTACCATCGCCAAAACCCTGTACACGGTGCGGACTTATACGGCGGGCGTCGTCGAGCGATGGGGCAAGTTCAATCGCATCGTGCGGCCTGGCCTGCATGTGCTGATCCCGTACGCCGAGCGCGTCTTCTTCGTGGACCTTCAGGTCAAGCAGGCACAGTTCCAGGTGGAGACCAAGACGCACGACAATGTCTTCGTCCAGATTCCTGTCTCGGTGCAGTACCAGGTGCTTGATGACAAGATATATGACGCCTTCTACAAGCTCAGCACACCGCAGAAGCAGATCGAGTCGTTCGTCTTCAACTCGATCCTTGGGCATGTGCCGAAGCTCTCGCTCGACGAGACGTTTGAGCAGCAATCGGGCATCTCAGTTGCCGTGAAGAATGAACTGGATTCGATCATGTCGGGTTTCGGCTACAACATTCTGACGGCACTTGTCACTGACATCATTCCTGACGTTAAGGTGAAGGATGCGATGAACGATATCAACGCCGCACAGCGCGCGCAGGTAGCGGCACAGGCACGTGGCGAGGCCGACAAGATTCTGAAGGTCAAGCAGGCTGAAGCGAAGGCGCTGCAAGGCAAAGGTGTTGCAGCGGAGCGGCAGGCCATCATCGACGGTCTGCGCTCATCGATTGAGAACTTTCGCGAGTCTGTGCCTGGTGCAACGCCGGACGACGTGATGGCGCTGGTATTACTCACGCAGTACTTCGACACGCTGCGCGATGTGGGCACCCGCAGCGGCTCGAGCACTATCTTTTTGCCAAATAATCCCGGTGCGGCCAATGACTATATGACGCAGATTATCGCCGGGCTCAAAGCCACAGTGGGAGCGTCGG